TCGGTTAATGAGGGAACGAGTTGCACGTGGTAAATATAAATTTGCTCCACGACCAATCTTGGTTAATAATTGGGAAGCTACTTTTATGGACTTTGATGAAAACAAATTAAAACCAATTGTTGATGAGGCTAAAAAGTTAGGAGTTGAAATGTTTGTTTTAGATGATGGTTGGTTTGGACATCGTGATGATGACAACACTTCTCTGGGTGATTGGAAAGTGTTTGCCCGTAAGTTCCCACAGGGTTTAAAACGTTTTGTAGATTACATCCATGCTAACGGATTAAAATTCGGATTATGGTTTGAACCAGAAATGATTTCAATTGATTCAGAATTATATCAACAACATCCAGATTACATGTTAAAAGTTCCTGGAAGTAAACCAAGCCCTTCACGAAATCAATATGTTTTAGATATGGGAAGACAAGAAGTACGTGATAATATCTATAATCAGATGACAGCAATTTTAGATAGTTGTCAAATTGATTATGTTAAATGGGATATGAATCGCCATTTAACAGATATTTATTCACCAGTATTACCAGCTAATCGTCAGGGAGAAGTTTTACATCGCTATGTATTAGGTTTATACCAAATGTTAGAAAAAATAACCACAGAATATCCAGACATTTTATGGGAAGGCTGTTCGGGTGGTGGTGGTCGTTTTGATGCTGGATTTTTATATTATATGCCACAATCTTGGACAAGTGATAATACTGATGCTGTAGCTCGTATTAAAATTCAGTATGGAACTTCAATAGCTTATCCAATATCATCAATGACAGCTCATGTTTCAGCATCTCCAAATCAGCAAACTGGTCGCTTAACGTCTATGAAGACGCGTGGAGAGGTTGCTATGAGTGGTGTTTTAGGATATGAATTAGACTTAACTAAACTTAGTTCTGTTGATAAAAAAGAGGTTCAAGCACAAATTGCTTTTTATAAAAAAATTCGTTCACTAGTCCAATATGGTAAATTTATTCGATTAATTAGTCCTTATGATAATAATCGCTGCGCATGGATGTTTGTATCTGATGACAAAAATGAAGCTATTGTGTTTTCTTTTAAGATAATGTCAGAAGCGCAGCCAGCGTTTGAAATTTTAAAATTATCTGGTCTTGATGCTGATAAGACTTATAAAAATCTTGATACTGGTGCAGTTATTGGTGGAGATGAACTTATGAATACTGGTTTTTATGAACCAATTACTCAGGCCGATTTTAGCTCACAAGTTTATCATTTTAAAGCTTTAGCCGGTTAGTAGTTAAGTGAACTGAGACAAACCATTGTCTGAGTTCTTTTTTATTATGCAGATTTTGTGATTAGTTCTATTTTTACAATATATAATTTTCACTATTCATCAACTTTTGACTCTAGTTAACTTTCAATACTAGTTCTCAAAGAGATTATGAAGTTTCTTATTGCGAGTTATATTTGTATACTATACAATTAAGCATGTTTAATAAAATTTTAAAAAAATTCAATTTAATGACTCTTTACTCTTGCAAACTTTAATTAATCGTACTAAAATTACAACTTGTAGATTTATGATAAGAGATAAAGGGGGGAGAAAAATATGAGCAACCGTAGAATTAACCGCGAACAGATTATTCAGACAGCACAAACGATTATTTTTGAGCAAGGAGTTAAGGCTCTTACATTTCAAAGTTTATCTAAAGCATTAAATATTCGTTCCCAGTCATTATATAATTATTTCCGTAATATCAGTGATCTGATTGATCAAATTGGCACAATTTTTATGGATAACCTTTATCGTCGCGTGACTGATGGACTAGTAGGAATGGCGGGACAAGCAGCTTTTCGCCGTTATGCTGAAATTGCACATAACTATTTTGAAAGCCAGGGCAAAATGGTAGAATTAATTTACGATGTGCATAATTTTGACCATGACAGCAGTTTTTATCAGGCGACAGCTAAAGTGTTAGACTTATTAAATAAGTTAGTTGCAAGTGTTCATTTGCGGCATATGCAAGCAGACTCATATGTTCAAACCCTGATAAGTTCAGTGCTAGGTTTTACTGTCATTGAGATTATGGGATTTTTGCCAGTGGAACGGTCGGAGCGACAACGACAATTTGAAGAACTGTTAGATTTACAACTAAGTGAGATTAGTGAAACACCAAATACATTGTAAAGAAAGCGAGCATCATAATGATTAAAAAAGAATGGAAATTCATTGGCCGCAATCGGTTAATCTTGATTTCCGTAATTGTCATGACCATAATTCCTTTTTTATATTCAATTTTCTTCTTAAAGTCAGTTTGGGATCCTTATGGCAGTACGCAAGATTTGCCAGTGGCTGTAGTTAATGAAGACCGTCCTGTACACTATAATGGTAAAAAAATGAATGTCGGGCAGCAAACAATTAAAAAGTTGAAAAAAAATAAGCAATTAGATTGGCATATTGTAAGTAAAAAGCAGGCTGCTCAAGGACTAAAAGACAGAAAATATTATACTGTGATTACAATCCCAAGTAATTTTTCTAAGAATGCCGCCACAGTCTTATCTGCAAAGCCGAAAAAAATGCAATTAAAGTATGAAACTAATGATTCATTGAATTATATTGGTGAAGTTATTAGTCAAGTGGGAGCTAGCAGCCTAGAAAAAGAAATTCGTACGGCAGTCACCAATGCCTATGCTAGTGCGATGTTTGAACAATTGCACGTCTTAGGCTCTGGTATGAAACAAGCTGCCAGTGGTGCATCGCAGTTGAATAATGGAACTGCTACTTTAAGTGACGGTTTAAATCAATATACTGCGGGTGTGTCTCAAGTTAGCAATGGTATTCAAACTTTAAATGTGAAGGTTTCGCCACTGGCTGGTGGAATCCAACAATTGCAGCAAGGGGTTCAACCACTAGCTTCAGGTGTAGGACAACTAGCTAATGGTTCTAATCAATTAAGTAGTGGTTTACAACAGTTGCAGTCTGCTTTAGCTTCGAGTACTTCAGGCGATCAACAAGCGCAATTGAACCAATTAACTTCAGCATTGCCACAAATTAATAGTGGTATTCAACAGTTAAATCAACAGTTACAAGCAAGCAGTGGTAGTTTAGGTGGTATTGATCAATTAACTGGTCAGATTTCTGGTATTGGTACTCAAGCTCAAACTATTGGAGCTAACTTAAAAGAAGCCGGAGCAACTTTGCAAAATATTAGCCAAAGTGCTGGTGGAACAACATCTGATCCTAATGCTTCTGCTAATGGGATTGCCCAAGCTGTGATTGATGCTTTGGGACCAGATACACTTACTGCCGATCAACAAGCTACAATTACTAGTGCGGTTACTCAAGCAGTTGCTCAATCAGCAAGCCAGGGTGGTCAAGCTGATATTGCGGGTGCATTACAAAGCGTAGCGGCTAATTTACAAAATGCTAGTGCAGCTGATCAACAAATTGCTGCACATTTACAAGCAATTCAACAAGCAGCGCCACAATTACAGCAGATTAATACCCAAATTAATCAGTTACAGGCAAGTGTTGCTCAATTGGCTCAAGCTTCTAATGTTGCTTTGCCAGGAGCAAATCAAGCTATTACGCAACTTAATTCAGGTTTGAGCAATATTCAAGGTGCGGTTAATGGAAATGGTTCACAACCTGGTTTGCTTGGTGGTGCTAATCAATTATCTTCCGGGTTAAACCAAATGAATCAAATGGTACCAACTCTAACTAACGGTGTAAACCAACTTGGTTCTGGCAGTGGTCAGTTAACTAGTGGCATTCAACAATTAGCTAATGGTGCTTCAGCTTTACAAGCTAATTCAGGTATGTTAACTGGTGGGGCTCAACAATTAGCTAATGGTAGTGATCAATTAGGTTTGGCTTTAACTGATGGTGCTCAACAAGTTAATAGTATTAAAGCAGGACCGAAGAATGCAGATATGTTTGCTGCACCAACTAAGTTGAAACATACTAATTATAGTTATGTACCAAATTATGGACATGCTTTAGCACCCTATGTCTTATCAGTTGCTTTATATGTTGGTGCTTTGGTCTTCAATTTTGCTTATCCAATTCGTAAAGTGTCAGAAACTGGTAAATCTGCTACACAATGGTTCTTAAGTAAAGTAAGTGTAGGAGCAGTAGTGGCAGTTGCAATGGGTGTGTTAGAAGCTGGCTTGATTATGGTTGGCGGTTTGCAAATTGATCATGTTGCCCAATTCTTTGCAACTGCGGTGGTTTTCTCCTTATGTGCGATGTTTGTCATTATGTTCTTATCGATGACTTTTGATAATCCAGGTCGGTTTGTTGCGATGGTCCTCTTAATGTTGCAATTAGGTGGATCTGGTGGTACTTTCCCAATGGAAATTACCAATCACTTCTTTAATGTGATTCATCCTTATTTACCAATGACATATTCTATTTTAAGTTTCCGTCAATCAATTACTTCTGGATTAGGCACAACAATCTTTACTAGTTCTGTTTTGATTTTAGTAGCAATTACGATTGTAGCTCTTATACTGTTATGGTTGGCTATGATTGGATTGCAAAAAATTCATCTGAATGGAGTTTCACAACTAGATGATAATCAAAAATTACAAGCAGTAGAAGAATATGACACACCGAAGCATCTAGCTATTGATGATAAAGAAGATCGAATTGAAACTGGTAATGAAGAATAATTATTGAATAAATCTAAAAAAATCGCTCGCAAATTTGCGGGCGATTTTTTTATATGAATAAGCTTTATCCTTTTTCAATATCTTTGGAAATTTGTTGCATTCCCACTTCAATGTTATAAAGTTTTTGGGAATATTCTTGTAATTTAGCTGTATGTTGATCGGCCTTTTCTTTGCTAATAAAATTTTTATAGTGTAGTTTATGCTCGAGGCTGGACCACATTTCCATACCCACTGTCCGAATTTGAATTTCGACAGGAACATCTTTATGAGTGCCATTTGATAAAAAGACAGGGACAGTAACAACTAAATGGGCACTGCGATAACCATTAGGTTTAGGATGGTTAATATAATCTTTTCTTTTAACTAATTTGACATCGTCTTGTTCAATTAAAGTTTGTTCAATACGAAAGATGTCATCTAAATAATTAGTAATCACACGAATACCAGCAATATCTAAAATGTTTTTATTAATGCTTTCAATGGTATAATCTAAGTGCTTTCGCTCTAATTTTTCCATCAGACTAGCAGGGCTTTTAATTCTTTCCTCAATGAGATTAATGGGATTGTGTTGATGAACTAATGAAAATTCATCGTCGAGATTTTCTAATTTTGTACCAATTTCTTTAATAGCTGCGCGTCTTAACATGTACACGTAAGTTAGTTGTTTAAAATCTTGTAAATGATCGCGTAAGGGTGACTGCTGTAATTGAATTTCTAACTGACTAATATTAAATAAATTATTTCGTTCTAATATCATAAGTTAACCTCCAAGTATAGTGACTATTATATAGTATTTATCTTTAAAATGGAGGTGAAGTTTTGCTTAATTTGCTTGCCAAGCGGCGGTTCGTAATTGTGATACAGTATTTTGATAGTCAGAACTTTGAGTTAATAAAGAAATTACGGCTGCTCCCGCAGCTTGGGTCTGAGCTAAGGCAGGTAGATCATCAGTTTTAATACCACCAATAGCTACTACAGGACGAGTTGCAGCTTTTACTAGGCGAGTTAAACCAGAAATACCAATAACAGGACTAGCATCTGCTTTAGAAGTTGTAGCAAAGATAGGTCCACACCCATAATAATCGATGCCATCAATTTGATTAGCAGCTTGAACTTCAGCTAAATTGGAACAAGAATAGCCAATTATCATCTTTTGACCCACACTTTGAATAACCTGAGTGATTTTTTGATCTGATTGACCAACATGGATACCATCTGCTTGTACTTTTAAAGCTAGTTGAACGTCATCATCAATCAAGAAAGGAACATGATAGTCGTTACATAATGCTTTGAATTGGCGTGCTGCTTGCAAACGCTGATCAGGAGTAAAGTGCGAGTTAGGTCCTTTATCGCGAAATTGAAATGCAGTAATTCCTGCAGCTAAAGCTTTGTGGACTACTGTTAAAAGATTATCCTGCTTTAAATCCTGGCTGCCACAAATGAAATAAGCATTTAATATTTGCGGATTAAATTTTTTCATAAGCTAAACCTTCTTTCTGGGCGGCCCAATGATTTAAAGGACCATGTCCGTGACCGACTTGAATGGGATGTTCAATGGTTGCTGTTACATAATTTTTACCGCATCTAATTGCAGTAGCTAAATCAGCTCCATGGGCCAATTCAGCAGTAATGCATGCAGAAATAGTATCACCAGTACCATGAGTGCGATTGGTATGAGTACGCGGTTTGGTAAGCCAAAAATGAGTCTGATTAGCCAATAAAACATAGTCACTAACAGTGTCTGAATTCTGATGGCCACCTTTAATGAGCACATTTTGCGCACCCAAATTTTGCAATATTCGGGCTGTCTTTTGAAAATCTACTTTATTTTCAATATGTTGTCCGGTAAGTTTTTCTGCTTCAGGAATATTAGGCGTGATAAGTGTTGCTAAAGGCAATAGTTCTCTTTTGACCGTCACAATAGCTTCCTCACTTAATAACGCAGTTCCACCTTTAGCAATCATTACCGGATCAACAATTATAGGACCAAAATTATATTTTTTGAGATTTTGAACGACAGCGCGGACACGATTACTATCACCCAACATACCAGTTTTACAAGCTCTAATTTGAAAATCTTCTGCGATTGCGGCAAATTGAGCATTAATTAAACTTTGTGGCATTAACTTGCTAGCCTGCACATCTAGAGTATTTTGGGCTGTTACAGCTACAACTACTGCCGTACCAAAAACATGGCGGGCTTGAAAAGTTTTTAAATCGGCCATGATTCCAGCTCCTCCACCTGAATCCGTGCCAGCAATAGTTAAAACTTCTGGGAAAGAATTAATTGTATTAGACATTTATACAGCCTCGATTTCAAATTTTGCAGATTGTGTTAAATCACTAACTTGAATTTGAGCTAGTTTATCTAATAAGCATGCTGTAAAAGTTCCAGGTCCGATATTTGGTTGTGCATTGGCTGCTAATTCACCACTTAACCCCATAACTAAAGTAGCCATTTGTGCTGCTTCATACAAATTTTGGGAAGAAATCGCAGCAAAGGCAGCACTAATACTAGATAACATATCGCCAGATCCTACATGAACTTGTAGTAAAGAATTTCCATTATGCACTTTCGTTACTGCTTTACCGTCAGTAATAATATCTATAGCACCACTCATAATTACGACACAGTGATATTTTTGTGCTGTTTTTTGAGCAATCTCCACACGATTGCCTTGACCTTCACCTGAGTCAATTCCTTTTGCTTGCCATTCAAAACCTCCTAAAGCAGCAATTTCCCCAGTATTACCTCGAATAATATCTGCATGAAATTCTTGTAATAATTGTGGAATAATGCGATGACGATAAGCTACGGAACTAACAGCCACAGGATCAATAACTACTGGTAAATGATATTGATTGGCTAATTGTCCCATTTTTTGAATATGAGCCACTTGCTCTTTAGTAAAAGCGCCAAAATTCAATTGCACCGCTTGACTAATTTGAATCATATCTTCAGTTTCTGCAATTTCTTCAGACATAATTGGTGAAGCGCCTAAAGCACTCAAGCCATTAGCCACGTCTTGAACAGTAACAAAATTAGAAATATTCAAGACAACCGGATTGGCTTGGCGTAAATTATCTAAAAGTTGAAAATCCATCAAAAATCCTCCTTATATTTAAAAAGCCACCATCTCCTAAGAAACGGCGGCTAAAATTTATTGATTAGCTTAGTGCACACGTCCCTTCGCAAGTCTTAACTCGAACAGGTTCAAAGGGTCTCAAGTTTTTAATTTGATCTCAGCCAATATGGCACCCCTCGTGTATTAAAAAGTATACGCTTTCAGTGTAACGTATTTTACTTAAAATAGAAATAACCAATGAGTATATTTTTAAAAATTATAGTAAAAATTTTAATCTTTATTGATTTCATTACTATCAAAATATTTTCAAAAAATTTATTTTTATCTTTTAATTTTGAAAAAAATTGTTACAATAGTAATACGAACATTTTGTTAGAATATAAAAATTATAGTTCGCGATTGGAGGGATAGAGATTAATTTTACAACAGTAATTCAAGGAGCCTATTTTTCGGCTGCTGATCCAGATACAGTGACTTATCAAACTGATAATTTGATTTGTATTGACAACAGCGGTTATATTGCGGCAATTATAACGCCTCAAGATTCTGATTATGCAGCAATTTTGGCTACTGCTCAAAAACGAGATTGCTTGATACAACTGAGCACACAACAAGTGGTTTTACCTGGTTTTATTGATTTACATATTCATGCTCCTCAATGGCCTAATGCCGGAGTAGCGTTAGATCGGCCTTTGGAAGAATGGTTGAATGTTTATACCTTTCCTTTAGAAGCTCAATATCAGGATGCGAACTTTGCTCAACAAGTATATGCCGACTTAGTTCAGGAATTGTTAGCTCAAGGAACAACTACTGCTTTATACTTTGGTTCAGTTCACAATCAAGGTAATTTGGCTTTGGCGCAGGCTTGTTTAAAATATCAGCAACGGGGATTTATCGGGAAAGTGGTAATGGATAATCCCGAACAAACTCCCGCCAATTATCGTGATGAATCGGCTGCACAAGCACTACAAGCAACGCAAAGCTTTATTGAACAACTGCAGCAATTAAATCAAACTACAAGAATATCATTGACGCCAGTAATTACACCGCGCTTTTTACCGAGTTGCAGTGATGAGGCTTTGGCTGGCTTAGGTCAATTAGCCCATCAGTATAATTTGCCCATTCAATCCCATTGTAGTGAAAGTGATTGGGAAAATGGCTATGCTTTGCAGCATTATCACCAACGAGATGCGCAAGTCTTAAATCGTTTTGGGTTATTGACTAATAAAGCAGTTATGGCACATGGGACATTACTAAATGAAGATGATTTGAACTTATTTCAACAACAAGGTGTTGCGATTGCTCATTGTCCAATTTCCAATGTATATTTTGGTAATGCAATTTTACCAACAAAAACAATTTTGCAAAAACAGATTAAAATGGGCTTAGGTACTGATATTTCAGGTGGTTATAGTGAGAGTCTATATCAAAATATTCGCCAAGCAGTGATTTCAGCTCATCAACGTCATGATGGAGTAGATGGCCAAATTAACGCCTTAAATCGAGGTACCCAAGATGAGTTTTTAACAATTAAAAATGCTTTTTACTTAGCTACTCTTGGTGGTGCGCGCAGTTTGCAGCTACCCACTGGTCAAATTAAAGTGGGATGTTATGCGGATTTACAAATTGTGCATAATAATTGGACAACTTGGCAATCAGAAACACCAGCTATGCGATTTGAAAAATTAATGTACCATACTGATAAAAACAATATTGACCAAGTATTAGTTCAAGGACAAATTATTCAAAAAAAGGAGTAGCTGCGTGAAAACTCAAGATAATGGATTACTATATGGACCAGAAGACAAAATTCCGGTTTGGGAGTCGGGTTTATTAGGGTTACAGCATGTTTTAGCAATGGATGTTTATGTACCGCCACTGATTATTGCCGGTTTGTTGTCAATGGATGCCGCGCAAAAAACCGGATTTTTGCAAGTTGCCTTTTTAGCTTGTGGACTTGGGACTTTAATACAGACTATCTGGTTATTAAAGATGCCAATGTCTCAAGGTCCTTCTTATGTTCCAGTAGGAGCAGTAGCTGGCGTTTATTTGGCTAATGGTGCTTCCCATGGTGGTATGGCAACAGTGATTGGGTCTTGTCTAGTAGGGGCAATTTTATTAATTATTTTAGGATTAACTGGGATTTATCAAAAAATCATTAATAAATTAGTACCTCCGGTTGTAGGTGGGACCATTATTGCTTGTGTGGGTTTATCCCTTTTACCTTCAGCCTTGAACGATAATATTTTTCAAGCTCCAGGTAATATTTATCAAAATATGGAATTAGCAGCAATTACGATGGGAGCTTTGCTAATCACCATTGCTTTGAGTAATTATTTTCGGCGGACACGTAAAATTCTCAAGGCTGGCTCCATCGTTATTGCCATGTTTGTAGGAACTTTGGCTGCTGCCCATATGAAATTATTCAATTGGTCTCTAATACAACAAGCACCCTGGTTTTCTTGGCCGCAGTTTACTGCAGCTTATTATGGGATTCATTTTTCAGGGATGGCAATTTTCACGTTTGTTATTATTTATATTGTGCTCACAACTGAAACGATGGGTACTTGGTTTGCCATGAGTTCAGTTACTAATGAACCAATTACTGCACGCCAATGGAATCGAGGTTTAATTGGTGAAGGCCTAAGTTGTTTGTTAGCGGCTTTATTGGGGAGTACACCAATGACTGGTTATTCGACAAATGCTGGTGTAGTATCTATTACAGGAGTTGCTAGTCGTCGCGTCTTTATTGCTGTGGGTGTGTGGTTTATTATTTTAGGTTTTGTGGGCAAGCTATCTGCCTTTTTATCAGCAATTCCAGATGCTATTATTGGTGGGGTTTTCTCCATTATCTGTATGATTATTATGCTCAATGGTTTGAAATTAATTAAGACAATGACCGGTAATGAAATTTATATTGTTGGTGTTCCAATGGTATTAACCTTAGCATTAATTTTAGTGCCGGCCAAAGTTATTAGTCAAACACCGCCAATGTTGCAATACTTTTTGAAATCACCGATTACGATTGCAGCCTTAACTGCGATTATTTTGAATTTAGTTTTAAATTGGCAACCGCATTGGACAAAGGAAAAAACAGCTAAAATACTGAATTAGAAAAAGAGTTAAAGAAGGTCAAGATAAATTTTTTCTTGACCTTCTTTAAGTTTATAAAAATTTCAAGTTCAACTAATCTAATTTTGTAAAAATTTCAGGGGGAATAGAAGTGTCTTAATTTTTATTAAAAAATCTCTTTCATAAAAATTTATAAGTTGGAGCATAGTTTATATTTTTGATATTCTGTTGACAGAAATTATCCCTATTATATAATCAGAATATAAATAGATGTTTTGGATTTTTATAACATATTACATATATTGAAGGTGTTAGTGAAATTGGAAGAAGGGATTTTCTTTCCCAATTTTTGGTCTGATGACCAAGTTGATAATTGGATTACTACTTTTATTACTAATAAAATGAATACTTCTATAGATTTGGATAATTTTGATTCTGATAAAGCACTTTCAGTCGATTTATTGCGTAAGTTATACGTAAAAAATCGTTTATTTTTTAATGAAATAATTCAGCTTTTTAAATTGTTTGGAATTAAAGTACAAGTTAATCACGGACAAGGAATTTTTGGAGTTTTTAAATGGCAACACGATACTATCATTGTTAATGATACTCGTTTTGTGGATGTAAAAGATTTTATTAGCCGACACCCATTATTGAATTCATTAAATCTATTTCCATCCATATTAGCTTATAACAGTTTATTTGGACTAGTTCTTAATCAATTGATTTTTGTTAATCCAACTATTGAGATAGATAATTTGGTTCAACTTTTTAATGTTGATAAAATTAAAATATCTACATATAGCAAATTAACTAACTTTGAAATCCAAGAAAGTGGTGAAATTAATAATTCTCGACTTAGACTTGATCAACTCTTTGACAAAAAACAACAATCTTTAATTGTTAATAAGTTCATACAGTTAGGTATAGAATACGTTGATGAATTGACCTTAAGCAAGATTAAGCGAGTTTTTGCAGATAGTGAAATTGAAATAAAACAACAACAAGAAATAGAAAGTAAACTAACTAAAGTAACAGAGATTGATTTTAAAAAATTACATCCGGAAAACTTTTTGGATGTAGAAGATTTTGAATCAATGCCAGTCAACTTTGTATTTAACAAGAAAACAGATAATGTTATTTTGCGTTCTTTTCAAGCACATGGAGTAACTAAAATTTCACAAATAACTGTAGAAAAGTTACGTGTAATCTGTTTAACACCAGGTATTGGTAATAAAAAACTACGTAAAATTATAGATAATATTAAAGATATTCAACAAAAATATATAAAAACTAAAAATTTATCTTCATATTCGGTTTTTTTGCCAATGATTCCGTTATCGGCAGATGTTTTTGATAACGTGAAACATTTAAAAGAACCTCTTATCTTATCTATATTTTCTTATTTTGGGAGATAAATTATTTTATTGTAATAAAGCAATTAAACTGGGGAAAAAATCCTCTAATTAAAGAATTAATACAAAACTTACAATCGATTGTTCATGTGCCACAAGAAACCACAAATATTCCTTCAGTTAATATTTTACGTCAAGCTTTAATACTAGATTTGAATAAAGATCAGCAATGGGTAAATCAATATTCGGATAAGCTATTGAATTATAGTTGGTCTATTCAGCAAAGACTTTTACCGCATTCTATAGAATATTATTTAAATCAATATATTCAAACTATGGATGAACGAGCACGTGATATTTTTAAGAATCGAAAAATGATTAAAGAACCCTTGACTTTGGAAGCTTTAGGTCGTCGCTGGGGCATTACTCGCGAACGTGTTCGGCAAATGGAGACTAAATATTCTGTAAAATTCTAT
The nucleotide sequence above comes from Bombilactobacillus bombi. Encoded proteins:
- a CDS encoding YhgE/Pip domain-containing protein, encoding MIKKEWKFIGRNRLILISVIVMTIIPFLYSIFFLKSVWDPYGSTQDLPVAVVNEDRPVHYNGKKMNVGQQTIKKLKKNKQLDWHIVSKKQAAQGLKDRKYYTVITIPSNFSKNAATVLSAKPKKMQLKYETNDSLNYIGEVISQVGASSLEKEIRTAVTNAYASAMFEQLHVLGSGMKQAASGASQLNNGTATLSDGLNQYTAGVSQVSNGIQTLNVKVSPLAGGIQQLQQGVQPLASGVGQLANGSNQLSSGLQQLQSALASSTSGDQQAQLNQLTSALPQINSGIQQLNQQLQASSGSLGGIDQLTGQISGIGTQAQTIGANLKEAGATLQNISQSAGGTTSDPNASANGIAQAVIDALGPDTLTADQQATITSAVTQAVAQSASQGGQADIAGALQSVAANLQNASAADQQIAAHLQAIQQAAPQLQQINTQINQLQASVAQLAQASNVALPGANQAITQLNSGLSNIQGAVNGNGSQPGLLGGANQLSSGLNQMNQMVPTLTNGVNQLGSGSGQLTSGIQQLANGASALQANSGMLTGGAQQLANGSDQLGLALTDGAQQVNSIKAGPKNADMFAAPTKLKHTNYSYVPNYGHALAPYVLSVALYVGALVFNFAYPIRKVSETGKSATQWFLSKVSVGAVVAVAMGVLEAGLIMVGGLQIDHVAQFFATAVVFSLCAMFVIMFLSMTFDNPGRFVAMVLLMLQLGGSGGTFPMEITNHFFNVIHPYLPMTYSILSFRQSITSGLGTTIFTSSVLILVAITIVALILLWLAMIGLQKIHLNGVSQLDDNQKLQAVEEYDTPKHLAIDDKEDRIETGNEE
- the thiD gene encoding bifunctional hydroxymethylpyrimidine kinase/phosphomethylpyrimidine kinase, which translates into the protein MSNTINSFPEVLTIAGTDSGGGAGIMADLKTFQARHVFGTAVVVAVTAQNTLDVQASKLMPQSLINAQFAAIAEDFQIRACKTGMLGDSNRVRAVVQNLKKYNFGPIIVDPVMIAKGGTALLSEEAIVTVKRELLPLATLITPNIPEAEKLTGQHIENKVDFQKTARILQNLGAQNVLIKGGHQNSDTVSDYVLLANQTHFWLTKPRTHTNRTHGTGDTISACITAELAHGADLATAIRCGKNYVTATIEHPIQVGHGHGPLNHWAAQKEGLAYEKI
- the thiM gene encoding hydroxyethylthiazole kinase; its protein translation is MDFQLLDNLRQANPVVLNISNFVTVQDVANGLSALGASPIMSEEIAETEDMIQISQAVQLNFGAFTKEQVAHIQKMGQLANQYHLPVVIDPVAVSSVAYRHRIIPQLLQEFHADIIRGNTGEIAALGGFEWQAKGIDSGEGQGNRVEIAQKTAQKYHCVVIMSGAIDIITDGKAVTKVHNGNSLLQVHVGSGDMLSSISAAFAAISSQNLYEAAQMATLVMGLSGELAANAQPNIGPGTFTACLLDKLAQIQVSDLTQSAKFEIEAV
- the thiE gene encoding thiamine phosphate synthase produces the protein MKKFNPQILNAYFICGSQDLKQDNLLTVVHKALAAGITAFQFRDKGPNSHFTPDQRLQAARQFKALCNDYHVPFLIDDDVQLALKVQADGIHVGQSDQKITQVIQSVGQKMIIGYSCSNLAEVQAANQIDGIDYYGCGPIFATTSKADASPVIGISGLTRLVKAATRPVVAIGGIKTDDLPALAQTQAAGAAVISLLTQSSDYQNTVSQLRTAAWQAN
- a CDS encoding GTP pyrophosphokinase; the encoded protein is MILERNNLFNISQLEIQLQQSPLRDHLQDFKQLTYVYMLRRAAIKEIGTKLENLDDEFSLVHQHNPINLIEERIKSPASLMEKLERKHLDYTIESINKNILDIAGIRVITNYLDDIFRIEQTLIEQDDVKLVKRKDYINHPKPNGYRSAHLVVTVPVFLSNGTHKDVPVEIQIRTVGMEMWSSLEHKLHYKNFISKEKADQHTAKLQEYSQKLYNIEVGMQQISKDIEKG
- a CDS encoding alpha-galactosidase, whose translation is MKLKNLINFDEQQQVFHLHNGNISYILGIDEGGVLSHLYFGPRIKNYHGQLKNPRKDRGFSDNLPGAQERTFSLDFVLQEYSSQGDGDFRNPAAIIRQANGSYSARFVYKDYKISFGKPQLDGLPAAYVIKKNEAQTLKIILEDQVNQLELILIYTIYQDYDVIARSVELINKSDKSVHIEKLASMQLDLPAGKKQQVISLPGAHANERQLQREDINAGTKVFESRRGTTSHQMNNFIAICDSQTDEFQGNIIGLSFVYSGNHKEEIEKDQYGATRILVGINDEQFDWEVKSQQTFQTPEVLMTYSAQGMNKMSDNLHRLMRERVARGKYKFAPRPILVNNWEATFMDFDENKLKPIVDEAKKLGVEMFVLDDGWFGHRDDDNTSLGDWKVFARKFPQGLKRFVDYIHANGLKFGLWFEPEMISIDSELYQQHPDYMLKVPGSKPSPSRNQYVLDMGRQEVRDNIYNQMTAILDSCQIDYVKWDMNRHLTDIYSPVLPANRQGEVLHRYVLGLYQMLEKITTEYPDILWEGCSGGGGRFDAGFLYYMPQSWTSDNTDAVARIKIQYGTSIAYPISSMTAHVSASPNQQTGRLTSMKTRGEVAMSGVLGYELDLTKLSSVDKKEVQAQIAFYKKIRSLVQYGKFIRLISPYDNNRCAWMFVSDDKNEAIVFSFKIMSEAQPAFEILKLSGLDADKTYKNLDTGAVIGGDELMNTGFYEPITQADFSSQVYHFKALAG
- a CDS encoding TetR/AcrR family transcriptional regulator — its product is MSNRRINREQIIQTAQTIIFEQGVKALTFQSLSKALNIRSQSLYNYFRNISDLIDQIGTIFMDNLYRRVTDGLVGMAGQAAFRRYAEIAHNYFESQGKMVELIYDVHNFDHDSSFYQATAKVLDLLNKLVASVHLRHMQADSYVQTLISSVLGFTVIEIMGFLPVERSERQRQFEELLDLQLSEISETPNTL